One Candidatus Cloacimonadota bacterium DNA segment encodes these proteins:
- a CDS encoding outer membrane lipoprotein-sorting protein, with amino-acid sequence MKKLIVLIIILSCGLIFAEYPDGNTILQKIDDNMYSKQVVSTMQMIVYGNRVNKTMKLKSWSEGEERSFSEYLFPPKDAGTKMLKLGDDLWIFEPEADRTIQISGHMLRQSMMGSDLSYEDMMEETELLKLYDANVIGEEEFNESDCWILELTAKINDVAYQTRKIWVDKEKYLALKEERFGKSGTLLKTTEIKEVFKVDGRWYPKRIIIKDALKEGKGTEIIFDEIKFDVKIPAIKFSKASLRK; translated from the coding sequence ATGAAAAAATTAATAGTTTTGATAATAATATTATCCTGCGGTTTGATCTTTGCAGAATATCCCGATGGAAATACGATCCTGCAGAAAATCGACGACAACATGTACTCCAAACAGGTGGTAAGTACTATGCAGATGATAGTTTATGGCAACAGAGTAAATAAAACCATGAAATTGAAATCGTGGAGCGAAGGCGAAGAAAGATCGTTTTCCGAATATCTTTTCCCTCCCAAAGATGCCGGCACTAAAATGCTGAAACTGGGCGATGATCTGTGGATCTTTGAGCCGGAAGCAGACAGAACCATCCAAATAAGCGGACACATGCTGCGGCAAAGTATGATGGGCTCAGATCTTTCCTACGAGGATATGATGGAGGAGACTGAGCTTTTGAAGCTTTATGATGCAAATGTAATTGGTGAAGAAGAATTCAATGAAAGCGATTGCTGGATTCTGGAACTTACCGCAAAAATTAACGATGTAGCTTATCAAACTCGCAAGATCTGGGTTGATAAGGAAAAATATCTGGCTTTGAAGGAAGAACGTTTTGGCAAGAGCGGAACACTTCTCAAAACCACTGAGATCAAAGAGGTTTTCAAAGTCGATGGCCGCTGGTATCCTAAACGGATTATCATCAAGGATGCACTGAAAGAAGGTAAAGGAACCGAGATCATTTTTGACGAGATAAAATTCGACGTAAAAATCCCGGCAATCAAGTTTTCCAAGGCATCACTCAGGAAGTAA
- a CDS encoding FtsX-like permease family protein — MFKFIIKGLLKDRSRSLFPILTISAGVMLTVLMYSWLNGFATMTIRENARFSTGHIKIMTRAYEKMAEQRPLDLALLGTDEIVKNVREKYPEITWLPRIYFGGLLDLPDENGETKSQGEIMGMAVDLLSNNKEKDLLNLEKAVIQGRLPGKQGEILISQEVADKMGIKLQDDVTVITSTMFGSLSMYNFNVCGTITFGVSAMDRGAVIIDLSDARYMLDMENGASEILGIMPKYDEEKTYKISVEFNSEFTDESDQYSSIMKPLREQNNLDFLISSMDERLGTMIFIFVFIMSLVLWNAGLMNGIRRYGEVGVRLAIGESKGHIYRMMIFESLMIGVAGTIIGTAIGLIFSYILQYTGIDISNLMKDAKVLMSTKMQAQVNSTSYVIGLLPGILSSVLGAVISGIGIYKRNTAQLFKELET; from the coding sequence ATGTTTAAATTCATAATAAAAGGACTTTTAAAAGATCGCAGCCGCAGCTTATTTCCCATTCTCACTATTTCTGCCGGCGTAATGTTAACTGTGTTAATGTACAGCTGGCTGAACGGTTTTGCTACGATGACGATTCGAGAAAATGCCAGATTCTCTACCGGGCATATAAAGATCATGACGCGAGCTTATGAGAAAATGGCTGAGCAGCGTCCACTCGATCTTGCCCTACTGGGAACAGATGAGATCGTGAAAAATGTAAGAGAGAAATATCCAGAGATAACCTGGTTACCTCGAATCTATTTTGGCGGTCTTCTGGATCTTCCTGATGAAAATGGTGAAACCAAATCTCAGGGGGAGATCATGGGAATGGCTGTTGATCTGCTTTCCAACAATAAAGAAAAAGACTTGTTGAACCTGGAAAAAGCAGTTATTCAGGGCAGACTTCCCGGTAAACAGGGCGAAATCCTGATCAGTCAGGAAGTTGCAGATAAAATGGGAATAAAGCTGCAAGATGATGTTACAGTTATCACTTCCACTATGTTCGGTTCACTCAGTATGTACAATTTCAATGTGTGTGGAACGATTACCTTTGGTGTATCGGCAATGGATCGCGGCGCTGTGATCATCGATCTTTCCGATGCCAGATATATGCTGGATATGGAAAATGGAGCCAGCGAAATTCTGGGTATTATGCCCAAATACGATGAAGAAAAAACTTACAAAATTTCTGTGGAATTCAATTCAGAATTTACAGATGAAAGTGATCAATATTCCAGCATTATGAAACCTTTACGCGAACAGAACAACCTGGATTTCCTGATAAGCTCGATGGATGAACGCCTGGGAACGATGATTTTCATTTTCGTTTTCATAATGTCTCTGGTGCTCTGGAATGCCGGCCTGATGAACGGAATTCGCCGTTATGGAGAAGTTGGCGTAAGACTGGCAATTGGCGAAAGCAAAGGGCACATCTACCGCATGATGATCTTCGAATCTTTGATGATCGGAGTGGCAGGAACCATCATCGGAACTGCGATCGGTTTAATTTTTTCCTATATTCTGCAATATACAGGAATCGACATTAGCAATCTGATGAAAGATGCGAAAGTTTTGATGAGCACCAAAATGCAGGCACAAGTTAATTCTACCAGTTATGTAATTGGTTTACTTCCAGGAATTTTATCTTCAGTTCTGGGAGCTGTTATCTCTGGAATTGGAATTTATAAACGAAATACAGCGCAATTGTTCAAGGAGTTGGAAACATGA
- a CDS encoding FtsX-like permease family protein, with translation MIFKLAYKNIIGAGLRTWLNIFILSVAYFSIIALQGFFVGWSEDATREIKDWHIASGQFWQQTYDPYDPFTLDESHAEIPAELNKQIVGGNAVPILLSPASIYPKGRMKSILLKGIDPNQKLLKIPTEFLNNDTEELGAIIGSRTAKSAELNVGDFVTLRWRDANGAWDATDVKINHIFETTVLAIDTNTLWIPLAKMQQMLELDNEATKIVMKYVPENLNYRNWEFKDEAFLLQDLKNMIQAKTVGSSIMYLLLLFMAGIAIFDTQILSIFRRRKEMGTMMALGMTRKKIIGLFTLEGSLHAVLAIFVGAVYGIPLLSYFEKVGLNFGASGDDYGISGLTDTLYPQYGVKLVLGTIILVLITVTIVSYLPSRKIARLKPTDALRGKMTK, from the coding sequence ATGATCTTCAAACTTGCCTATAAAAACATAATCGGTGCCGGCCTGAGAACCTGGCTGAATATTTTCATACTTTCGGTTGCATATTTCTCCATTATTGCCCTGCAGGGTTTTTTCGTTGGTTGGAGTGAAGATGCTACGCGGGAGATCAAAGACTGGCATATTGCCAGTGGACAATTCTGGCAGCAAACTTATGATCCTTACGATCCTTTTACTTTAGACGAAAGTCATGCCGAGATCCCTGCTGAATTAAATAAGCAGATCGTCGGCGGAAATGCTGTTCCCATCCTGCTCTCCCCTGCTTCTATTTATCCGAAAGGAAGAATGAAAAGCATCTTGCTGAAAGGCATCGATCCGAACCAGAAATTATTGAAAATTCCCACGGAGTTCCTGAACAACGATACTGAAGAACTTGGTGCGATTATCGGCAGTAGAACAGCCAAAAGTGCGGAATTGAATGTTGGTGATTTCGTAACTCTGCGCTGGCGGGATGCCAACGGAGCCTGGGATGCCACTGATGTGAAAATCAATCATATCTTCGAAACAACGGTGCTGGCAATCGATACAAATACTCTCTGGATTCCGCTTGCTAAAATGCAGCAGATGCTGGAGTTGGATAATGAAGCAACTAAAATCGTAATGAAATATGTGCCGGAAAATTTGAATTATAGAAATTGGGAATTCAAAGATGAAGCCTTTCTTCTGCAGGACCTCAAAAACATGATCCAGGCTAAAACTGTTGGTTCTTCTATAATGTATCTTCTTTTACTTTTCATGGCAGGAATCGCGATTTTTGATACTCAGATATTATCAATTTTCCGACGCCGCAAAGAAATGGGAACCATGATGGCTCTGGGAATGACCAGGAAGAAGATCATCGGGCTTTTCACTTTGGAAGGTTCTCTTCATGCTGTTTTAGCGATATTTGTTGGTGCAGTTTACGGGATTCCATTACTGAGCTATTTCGAAAAAGTTGGCTTGAATTTTGGTGCCAGCGGAGATGATTACGGCATCAGCGGTCTTACCGATACACTCTATCCGCAATATGGTGTGAAACTGGTTTTAGGAACTATAATCCTGGTTCTGATCACCGTTACGATAGTCAGTTATCTTCCCAGCAGAAAAATTGCCAGACTGAAACCTACCGATGCTCTACGCGGAAAAATGACAAAATGA
- a CDS encoding ABC transporter ATP-binding protein, giving the protein MALIKIENMTKTYPMGLRKFTALEDINLKFEEGEFTGIVGPSGSGKTTLLNIIGSLDSQSEGKVYVMEKSVADLNSKESAQLRSKYIGFIFQTYNLLPVYTVFENVEFPLLLLNMTTEQRKKAVLDALEWVGLSDKNKSRPAQLSGGESQRVAIARAIVKKPTIVLADEPTANLDADNSHHILKTMQKLNKELGTTFLFSTHDAKVIQYLRRKITLLDGKVAKDEIVKGG; this is encoded by the coding sequence ATGGCTCTAATTAAAATTGAAAACATGACCAAAACCTATCCCATGGGACTCAGGAAATTCACAGCTCTGGAAGATATTAACCTGAAATTCGAGGAAGGTGAATTCACTGGAATTGTCGGTCCCAGTGGCAGTGGAAAAACAACACTTTTAAATATCATCGGTTCGCTGGATTCCCAGTCAGAGGGTAAAGTTTACGTGATGGAAAAATCAGTTGCAGATTTAAACTCCAAAGAATCAGCTCAGTTAAGAAGCAAATATATTGGCTTCATTTTTCAGACCTACAATCTGCTGCCTGTTTACACAGTTTTTGAGAATGTGGAATTTCCCCTGCTGCTGCTGAATATGACGACCGAGCAGAGAAAAAAAGCCGTCTTGGATGCCTTGGAATGGGTTGGACTTTCCGATAAAAATAAATCCCGTCCGGCTCAACTTTCCGGTGGTGAAAGTCAGCGCGTGGCAATTGCCCGGGCAATCGTTAAAAAACCAACCATCGTTCTGGCTGATGAACCCACTGCAAATCTGGATGCAGATAACTCGCATCACATTCTGAAAACAATGCAGAAATTGAATAAAGAACTGGGAACAACCTTTCTTTTTTCTACTCACGATGCCAAGGTTATTCAATATTTACGCCGCAAGATCACTCTTTTGGATGGGAAAGTAGCCAAAGACGAAATCGTGAAAGGAGGTTGA